Proteins found in one Aneurinibacillus uraniidurans genomic segment:
- a CDS encoding response regulator: MSKRVMIVDDASFMRMMIKGFLTKHGYTVAEEAANGLEAVEKYKQVTPDLVTMDITMPEMDGIEAVKEIRALDPNAKIIMCSAMGQQNMVVQAIQAGARDFIVKPFQEDRVIEAIKKVLG, encoded by the coding sequence ATGAGTAAACGAGTTATGATTGTGGATGATGCATCATTCATGCGAATGATGATTAAAGGATTTCTTACAAAGCATGGATATACAGTAGCGGAAGAAGCAGCGAATGGCCTAGAAGCAGTTGAGAAATACAAGCAGGTTACGCCTGATTTGGTAACGATGGATATTACAATGCCAGAGATGGATGGAATCGAAGCGGTAAAAGAAATTCGCGCATTGGACCCGAACGCTAAAATTATTATGTGTTCTGCGATGGGTCAACAGAACATGGTTGTACAGGCCATTCAGGCCGGTGCACGTGACTTTATTGTGAAGCCGTTCCAGGAAGACCGCGTTATTGAAGCAATCAAAAAAGTGCTTGGTTAA
- a CDS encoding chemotaxis protein CheX, protein MQANQVNAILLGTRSVLENHLGMKVNPGKPTLQVNPVLSGQVSVIVGVTGSIKAELIMGMSTATVCAIIGKMYGGMEILEIDDMGWSAFSEFGNWVGAACCTELTNSGHTDVNITPPIINEGESRFRSVNKFISIPFGIDNEYEIMVHISTPQ, encoded by the coding sequence ATGCAAGCAAATCAAGTTAATGCCATTTTGCTTGGGACACGTAGCGTCCTGGAAAATCATCTTGGTATGAAAGTTAACCCTGGTAAACCGACATTACAGGTAAATCCCGTACTATCCGGGCAAGTATCTGTCATTGTTGGGGTAACAGGGTCTATTAAGGCAGAACTAATCATGGGGATGTCAACCGCTACGGTTTGTGCCATTATTGGTAAAATGTATGGTGGTATGGAAATTCTTGAGATTGATGACATGGGATGGAGTGCTTTTTCTGAGTTCGGAAACTGGGTAGGCGCGGCTTGTTGTACCGAGCTTACAAACAGTGGGCATACAGATGTAAATATTACTCCACCGATTATTAATGAGGGAGAAAGCCGATTCCGTTCTGTCAACAAGTTTATCAGCATCCCGTTTGGCATTGATAACGAGTATGAAATCATGGTTCATATCAGCACACCACAGTAA